The stretch of DNA GACCGCGCGCTGCCGGAACGCGAATCCGCGTCGTTGTACGTCGCGACGATGAGAATCCGATCGTGCGCGATCTGGCGTGCGGTGAAATGCAAGAGCTCGAGCGAGGAGCTGTCGGCCCACTGCAGGTTGTCCAGGACGAGCAACAACGGTCGCTTCGCGGCAAAGCGAGATAAGAACTGTGTAAAGTTCCACAGGAGCCGCGCGCGGAGCTCCGACGGATCGCCACGCACACCGTTGCTTCGAAGCGGCTTGTCGCCCGTCGCCAGAGCGGGAAACAGCTGCACCAGCTCCGCGTTGCCACCGCGCGTCAATAGCGACAGCATCGACGGGTCGATTTGCCGAAGCAGCGGGAGCAGCGCGTCGGAGAACACGGCGTACGGCACTCCAGCCTCGACCGGGTATGCTCGTCCGACCGCTACGGAAAAACCACGCTTCGTCGCTTGCTCGGCAACGGCATTCGCCAGGCGCGTCTTTCCAATTCCGCTCTCGCCGGCGATGATGACCGTGCCGCCGCGTCCATCTTCTGCGTTCTGAACCGAACCAGCGAGCACTGCGAGTTCAGGGCCGCGCCCAGTGAGCGGAATCAGCTTCTCGGACGCGTGCCCACGCTTTATGCCGGGCGTCGTCGCCCCAGGTGGTGACGTGAGTCGATTCATGCGCTCGAATCTTCACCAACTGGCCCAACACTGCCAGAGCAGAAATCGCCGCGAGATCGATGCGATCCCGCTGGTGACTCAGCTTGCGGCTTGCGCCGGCACTCCGCCAAAGCGGCGTTCACGCGATTCGAATACACGCAGCGCCTCACGCAGTTCCTCCTCACCGAACTGCGGCCACATCGCTTGCGTGAAGTACAGCTCGGCGTACGCGCACTCCCAGAGCATGAAATCGCTGAGGCGCTGCTCGCCGCCGGTGCGAATCAGGAGATCGACGTCTCGCACGGGACGAGGATCGTGATGCACTTCGGAAAGCAGCTCGCCGAACTGCTCTTTCGTGAGGGACGCCATCTCGCCGCCAGCCCTAACGACCTGCTGTGCATAACGCTCGGCAGCGCGCAGGATCCCGTCTCGCGACGAATAATCGATCGCCACGCGAAGGTGCAGATTGCGACAGCGCGCGGTGAGTGCCTCGGCGTCGACGATGGCGGCACGCAGTGGCGCCGGCAGCCGGTCACGACGACCGACGATCGTCAGGCGCACGCCGTTCGCGAGGCAGCGCTTCGATTCGGTGTGCAGCGATCGTCGAAGCAACCGCATGAGCGCGGTGACCTCGGGCGTTGGACGACTCCAGTTGTCGGACGAGAACGCGTACAACGTGAGCGTCCCGATACCGGCGCGGACCGCCGCTTCGACGATCGTGCGCGCCATGCGCACGCCCGCGTGGTGGCCAGCCGTGCGCGGCAGTCCCCGCGCCGCGGCCCATCGGCCGTTGCCGTCCATGATGATTCCAACATGAATGCCCGACGTGGCAGAAAGCGTCACCGCTGAGTTCCGCGACATGTTATTTCGGATAGTAGACGCTCAGCGCTCGCGCGCGGCACGAATGAGTGCTTCCATGTGATCGAGGTACCGTTCGAACGCACGGCGTCCGGCGGCTGTGATTGAATACTCCGTTTTCGGCACGCGGTTCTCGAAAGACTTCGTGCAGGCGATGTAATTCGCCTCCTCCAGCTTCCTCGCATGCACGCTCAGGTTGCCGTCGGTCGTGGCCAGGAGCTTCTTGAGATCATTGAAGCTCACCGCGTCGGTGGCCGCGAGGGCGCTGAGAATTCCCAATCGGATGCGCTCGTGGATCAGACGATCGAGCGCCAGCGGGCCCTCGTTCTTCGCCTTGCCGCGCACCGTGCGCAATGGAGTCGGCGCCGCGGCGCGAGCCCTGCCATCGCCGCGCCGATGATCGCCTCCGTTCCCGCCACCAGCAGCCGCGGCGCCTTCGCCGCGGTCGTCCGGGACTGCGCCGTGCTTAGCCACCGTACCTCCGCGCGATCAAGGTTCCAAAAACAATGTGCAGGCCGCCAAAGCCCGCGACCATCAGCGCCGTCGCCCACGTCGCCGGCGCGAACAGCGCCCATGCACCAAGAAGCATGAATGCGGCGCCCATCACCGGAACAATCGACACCGAGTAGGTGCCTGCGGTGACAACCCCAGTGCCGTACAACAGCATCCAACTGCCCGGCAGCAGTGACTGGAGTCCCCGATTGACGAAGAGCGCGGTGAGCATCACGCCCACGAGCATCGGCGGCGAGAAGCTCAGTATGAGCTTGCGTACCGGCCCGGTAAGGAGCGGCATACTCGCCGCGCGGGCCTTGAATGTCATGAACAGAATTGCGATGCCGGCGGCGAGAGCGGCTTCCACCAGCCACGCGATCACCCACCCGGGGTAGGCCAATCGTGACGCGACGAGCGCGGCGACGATCGCCGTGCCGCCGATGACGACTTCGCCCCACCCTGAGACCGCCGTGAAGGTACCGGCTCGCTCCATCGTTTCGCGGATGTAGCGAAGATTGTCCATCGCGCGCTCTTGCATCTCCGGGGGAGTGGAGCGCGACGGGCGAAGCGGGATCACCGGCATGGGCTGAATGGTAGATGGTGACTGGAGCGCAAGCAAGTACTTTGTATTGCAAAGTTAGGACCCGCGCCGAAGGCTCCGTCTCTATCGCTCGGTAACTTAGCCCTGATCCTCGGTCGGGTCGGGCTTCGCCTGTTTCCGCTCCCGCAGCTCGCGAAGGGCTGGATTCACACCCTTGTTCGGGATCATCGGCTGGTCGTGCGGATTCGACTGCAGTTTCTGCTTCTGCTCCTCGATTACACCACGATCCTCGTGACCCTCGCCCCACTTGTAATCCGTCGCGCCAGATTCGGCTGGATCGATGCTGTGTTGATCGGGACGCTTTCCACCCATGGCCGCCTCACTGCAGGAGTCTGCGAGCCTCCATGTCAGGAAGCGTGCCCGCCTCGTGCAGCGCGCTCAGCGGTCGGAGACGCGGAACTTCGTCAATATCTCACGCACCTTGTCCAGGGGGATCGCCTCGGCGGTGTGTCCGCTCCCCGTCACCGTAGTCGCCCGGAAGAGCGAATTGTAAATCGCCTCCTCCGTCGCCTCGACGACACACTCGAAGAGTGCCGACATCTCCTCGTTCGCCAGCTCCTCGGTCGTTAGGCGTTGCGCGTTATAGGCGCGCCGCACTCTGCTGTTCGTCGAGAACGCCAGCACATAATCTCCGGATCCGTTCGCGGCAGACGAGCCGGTGCGACTCAGTCCCATGATCGCGCGCGCGGCGAGCCGGCGAAGGTTGCGATCGGAGAGCGGCGCATCGGTCGCGACAACCATCACGATCGATCCATCGCCTCGCTGCGTCGCCGACTGCACGTCGCGTTTGAAGGCGTACTGGCCCAGCTCGCGCCCCACAGGCGCGCCGAGTACCTGCAGAATTCCCCCGAAGTTGCTTTGTACGAGGACGCCCACAGTCCAACCGCCAAGCGCTGCGGGAAGTACTCGCGAGCTGGTGCCGATCCCTCCCTTCCAGCCGAACGCGATCGTGCCGGCGCCCGCGCCGACGCTCCCCTCGGCAACCGGGCCCGACGCTGCGGCGGCGAGCGCTGCACGAACCTCCTTTGCGCCGATTGGCCGCGTCCGAATTGCGTTCAGCGTCCCGTCATTCGTCTCGGCGACCACTGGATTGATCGAGCGCACATTCTCCATGCCGGGTTGCTCGAGCATCCATCCGACCAATGCGTCCGCCGCATTCCAGACGCACAGCGTGCATGTGAGCAGAATTGGTGTCTCCAATTCCCCAAGCTCGTTGAGCTGCGTTGCCCCAAGCAGCTTGCCGAATCCATTGCCGACGTAGAGTGCTGCCGGTACGCGATCGAGAAAGAGATTCCCCTCGTGAGGTAGGATTGCAGTGACGCCCGTGCGGACCGAGTCACCCTGTATCAGCGTAGCATGCCCCACCCGTACACCGGCAACATCGGTTATGGCGTTGTTGCGACCCGTAGGGAACACGCCGGGCTTCACGCCAAGATCGCGCGCCCGCGCGCGCTGACCGTGTGCGGTCGTGGCGAGCGCCGCGACAAGAACCAAGGTCAATGGAAGAAGGTGACTCATGAAGGTCTCCGGTCGACGCGCCAGTTCGCTTTACGCTGGTCGCAATGCCCTGCTCGATCTAATCTTCAGCTCGCACGCTGACACTAATCCGCATCAATGCCTCTTGTCGAATTCCACGGTCACGCGCGATTGCGCGAACAGCTCCGCGCCGCAACGAATCGTGGCACTCTGCCCGCCAGCCTGCTCTTTCACGGACAGCGCGGCGTCGGTAAGCAACGGCTCGCGCTGTGGTTGGGCCAGCTCCTGCTCTGCGCCGGAGATGAGCCCCGCCCCTGCGGAAAGTGTCAACAGTGCCGCTTCAGTCTCCAGCTCTCGCATCCAGATCTGCACTGGGTTTTTCCGCGGCCGCGACTGAAGGATAGTGATCCCTCGCTCGAAGACGTGCGCGACGACTATGCCGAGGCGATCGCCGAGCGGATGGTGGCGAATGGATTGTACGCACCGCCTTCGGGCAGCGACGGAATCTACGTCGCGACGGTTCGCGCCATCGTGAGATCTGCCGCGATCTCGCCGGCTCTCGCCAAACGCAAAGCCTTCGTCATCGGCGACGCCGAACGCATGGTGAGTCAGGAGGGATCCGATCAGGCCGCAAATGCGTTCCTCAAGTTGCTCGAGGAGCCGCCGGCGGATACGACGGTCATTCTCACGTCGTCGGAGCCGGGAGCGCTCCTCCCAACGATCCGATCGCGGGTCATCGCTGTTCGCGTAGCCGCCCTCTCGGATCGGGAGGTAACGGCATTCGTGACAGATCCGATCGTGAGCTCGCGCCTGAAAGCCGACAAGATCAAATCCTCGGAGGATGAGCTGGTGCATGCCGCGGCAGGAGCACCGGGGCGCATTCTGGCGGGCTCTCTCCTGCGCGACGCGGCGGCGCAGGCGCAACGACTGCTCGATGCCTGCACCTCCACGGAACGAGCGGCGGTATATCGCGCAGCGTTCGGCCAGGGGGCCTCACGCGCGCGCGGAGGCTTCACGGATTCCCTCAACGCGCTGGAGGTTTTGCTTCACGAGCGCGTTCGCTCTGCTGCCAGCGCGGGGAACGAATCGATGGCGAGCGGCGCCGCCAAGGCTCTCGAGCTCGTGGAACGAGCGAAGGAGCAGGCGACGAGCAACGTCAATCCGCAACTTCTCACGGCCGGTTTGCTGCGCGACATGGCAGCGCTCATGAGATGAAAAAGGAGAAGAAGGAGAAGAATCGGCTGTCGCACGTGGCGACATCGGGCGACGCAACGATGGTTGACGTCAGCAAAAAAGAGCTGACCGATCGCGTTGCCACAGCGAGAGGGTCGATCCGCATGCTGCCCACGACATTGGCCGCGATCGAAGCGAACTCGCTCAAGAAGGGAGATGTGCTTTCGGTCGCTCGGGTCGCAGGCATTCTCGCGGCGAAGCGCACACCGGAGCTCATTCCTCTCTGTCACCCGATTCCACTCACCGACGTGCAAATAGAAGTGCGAGCCGACCACGGCCTCCCGGGCATTATCGCCGAGGCAACTGCCCGCGCGACCTGGAAAACAGGGGTAGAAATGGAGGCGCTTATGGCCGTAACAGTCTGCCTACTCACAGTTTACGACATGGCCAAGGCTCTCGATCGGGGAATGGAGCTCGGCGATATATCGCTGGTACAAAAGTCAGGTGGCAAGCTGGGCGATTGGTCAAGGGGTTGATGGCATCACGGTTGCGACTTATCGTGAGTGCGTAGCGGGCAGTAGCGTTGTATTCAACCTGTTGCCAGTAGACAACTTATGCGCAATCTCCGTGGTACGTACGTGCACCGTGGCGATGCCGCCCGGCGACGTAGGCGCCTCAAGCGATTCCTGTATGCATCGGCTGTCGTTGCGGTCGTGGCGGTCGTTCTCGCGGCTCGCCATCCCGATACAGCGAGCGCAGAGGTCGCGCTCCACTCCCCCACCTTCTCATTAGGGTTCGGCGGAGGAACGAAGGAACTGCGTGAGGCACTCGACTCGACCAAGGGCGAGATGGATCTCCTTCGCGCGCAGTACGAGCGCGCCGACAGGATCATCCATTTTTCCAGCCGGTTCGCGATCCCCGCGAACACGGCCATGCACATCCTCGATGAGTCGATGGCCGAAGGCATCGATCCCGAGCTCGCTTTCCGTCTCGTCAAGCTCGAGAGCGACTTCAATACCCGGGCAACGAGTTCAGTCGGCGCCATCGGACTTACTCAGATGATGCTCCCGACGGCTCGCTACTATGACAAGAGCATCACCAAGGAGAAGCTGTACGATCCCACGACCAATCTGCGGATCGGATTCCGGTATCTCCGTGGCCTGATCGGCCAGTATCACGGCGACGCGAAGCTCGCGCTGCTCGTCTACAATCGGGGCGAGGTCGCGGTGAATAACGCGCTCCACGCCGGCCTGGATCCGTCGAATGGGTACGACCGGATTCTCACGAAGGGCTACAAGGGCAAGGGCGTCGTCGAATAGCCCAGACGGTTGCACGGCGCGAACGACAGAGGGCGAGACCGACGGTGAGTCTCGCCCTCTTCTTTCTTCGTTATCGGCGCGGCGTTCCCGACTGTGCGACTCCTGATTTCGAGGGGGAGCGCCCCGAGCCGTGGGCATTCCGATGACCACCCGAAGAGCGGCGTGCCCGCCCAGACACGACTAGTGATTGACCGGGGAAGATGATCGAGCGCTTGAGACCATTCAGCGCCATGATCGATTTCACCGTTGTGTGGTAATGCTTCGCGATGAGTCCCAAGCTCTCCCCATGCCGCACGACGTGCGTGCGAGTGCCGCTCGAGTACCGCTCGATTGACGGGTCCGGCGCATCGGTTGCCGCGGCGGCAACTGCGGCACTTGGAATCAGAAGCACCTGCCCTGCCGCAAGACGACCAGTCTTTTTCGAGCGCTCAGCTTTTGGATTGAAGACCAGGATGTACTTCGTACGCAGATGATATCGCTCCGCCACCGTCTCGGGATAGTCTCCCTTCTTGGTCTCGACACGCCGAACACCGACGCGCTCAGACTCGGGAAGAGCCCGAAAGAGACTATCGAACGAGCCAGACGTGCCGACGGGAATGCGTACACGCAGTGAATCGCGCGGCGGCGTCATTCCGCGCAGCACCTGCGGGTTGAGCCGCACGATCTGTTCGACCGTCGCGCCCGTCGCTTTCGCTATTGCTGCCAGGGGACTCGCGGGTCCAACTCGCACCGAGTCGTAGACAAACGGCGAAAGCGTTCGAATCTCCAGGCCGTACCGGTGCGGCTCTTTGGCGATCAGCGCCGTGGCGATGAGCTGAGGTACGTACTCTCGCGTCTCGCGCGGCAGAAAATCCTTGTCGGCGAGAGCGAAGAAGCGATCATCACCCGTCGTCCCCTCGAGATCGTCGGCGTATCTCGTTAGGCCACGCGCGATACGCCCCGGCCCGCCGTTGTAAGCCGCTGCCGCAAGGTAGAGTGAGCCCAGTTGCTCCTTCAGGTCCTTGATGAATCCGACTGCGGCGGCGGTGGAACGTACAGGATCGCGCCGTTCGTCGACCCACCAGTCGACGCGCATTCCCATGTCCCGCGCGGTCGACGCCATGAACTGCCACATGCCAACGGCCGCGGCGCGCGAGTACGCATTGGGATCGAAACCGCTCTCGATGAGCGCCAGGTAGTACATATCCTCTGGCAAGCCACCAGCGCGCATCTTGGCGCGAATCATCGGCTCGTAGCGGCTGCCCTCTTCCAGTTGCGCGACGATGTGCTCGCGCGCGGAACCGCTGAATACGCGAAGATAGTGCTCCACGCGAGACGTAGTTTCGTACGAGTGGACATCCATGTCCCACGACGGACCCTCGCGACTCGATGAGTCCGCGGCGGTGGCCTTCCCCGTCGCAGTGCTGCTGTCGCCGAAAACCTCGGCGGCACGCTGACTCACCTCCGAGGCGCTCACCTTCGCGCTGTCCGTCGGCGCGGCCGCCGCCGTCCCTGACGGCTCGGCGCGAGCGACGACCGTGTCACCGGCTGGAGTTGGACTCGCGCTCGGCGCGCTGTGATTGGGCGCGGACGTCGCGGTTGGCGCGGGAGCCACGACGGGCGCCGGAGCGTGGGCGCAAGCAGCAAACAAGGCCGCCATCGACATCGATAAGACTTTTTTCACGATTCTCCTCTCACGCCACCGGCATCAGTAAGCGCCCTGCTCACGAACGAAAATGGCGCCCCGTCTTTCGGACGGCGCCTGCTCCCGCACTGTTCAGACTCTATCACACAGAGCGGCATCGGTCTACCTAACCGCCCTGATCGACTCGAGCTCTATGATGAGACAGCCCACGAGGGCAAAATGGATCACCGCGTCGCGAGGTAGTTCCCAAGTAATCGATTGGTCGCGTTCAGGACGGCCAGCGCGGCTCCGCGCGGCATGTCCTCATCGGCGAGGTAGCAACCGACGAGCCGCGTGCCAGCCGAGTCGCGCACCGCGATCGAGACGATCACGAGATTGGAGTCGAAGGCGCGGATGTGCTTCACGCCAATGAGCTCGAACGAGAGCGATCCCTCGGCGAATTCCTCGAGCGCTCGCAGCGCCGCTTCCGCCGCCATGCGCAGATCGCCGAGCGGGCTCGATTGTCCGGCGGAGCGTCCGAACCAGCGCTGCCCTTCGTACTCGAGCTCTACGTTGATCGAGACGTGACCCGAGGGCGAGCGCGAGAAGGAGAACTCGCTGAAGCGCAGTCGCTCCCGTCTGAACGAGCTCTGTGGGCCTGGCTCGGGTGCTCCGCCCGGGTCGGTCCTAGGAAGCGACATGAATGCGCGAGGTGAGAGGCAATTGGGAGTGTCTTCTCCACGTATGACACGAGCGACCATGTGAGTTGGCAACGACGTTCTCTGCTTGTAACCGCCGTCACGGAGGATCTATCTTGAGCGCATGTCTCTCCTCGCAGTAATCGCCATATCGAGCCAAATGTCGAGTGCGCTGGTGGTGGCGCGCGCAGCGACGATCGACGATTCCCTGCGGACGCGTGTCGAGCACCGCATTGCAGAAGTGCCCGGTGCGACGGTCGCGGTCGCGTTTCGCGACCTCACGCGTGCGGACACGCTCTACCTCGCCGCCGACGAGCGATTTCACGCAGCGAGCACTATGAAAGTCCCCGTGATGATCGAGCTGTTTCGCCAGATCGATCGTCACCGGTTGAGTCTCACTCAGCAGCTCGAGCTGAAGAACGAATTCGCGTCGATCGTCGACGGATCGCCGTACACGCTGAACGCGGGCGACGATTCGGACAGTCTGGTTTACACCTGGGTTGGCTCTCCCGTGAGCGTGCATGAGCTGCTCGAGCACATGATCACGCGCTCGAGCAATCTCGCGACGAACACACTCATCGGAGTCGTGGGCGCATCGGCTGCAAACGCGACGGCGCACGCGCTCGGCGCGCGCGACATTCAGGTTCTACGCGGTGTGGAGGATGGGAAAGCGTACGCCGCTGGAATGAACAACATGACGACGGCGCGCGATCTCGCGACGCTGATGACGGCGATCGAGACTGGCGCTGCCGCGTCTCGGGCGAGCACCGACTCGATGCGCGCGGTGCTGACGAGGCAGCAGTTCAACGACGAGATCCCGGCCGGTCTGCCGCCCGGAACGCGCGTCGCGCACAAGACGGGACAGATCACCGGGCACCTTCACGACGCTGCAGTCGTGTATCCGCAGGAGCGCGGCCCCTACGTTCTCGTCGTGCTCACGCGCGGGATCGACGATGAGAAGGTTGCGCGTTCGCTCATCGCCGACATATCGAGATTGGTTTACGAACACGCGACGCGGGCTTCGAGCGCGTCAGCGGCGAGGGACTCCCGATGAAGATTGCCGTTGGTGCCGATCATGCCGGCTTCCCGCTCAAAGAGAGGATGATCGAGACCATTCGCGAGGCGGGACATCAGGTGATCGATTGTGGTGCCGACCGAATCGTTCCTGGCGACGACTATCCGGACTACGCCGAGCGCGTCGCGGTCGCGATCCGCGATGGGCAAGCCGACCGCGGTGTGCTCATCTGTGGAAGCGGCGTCGGCGCGTCCGTGGCGGCGAACAAGTTCACCGGCATTCGCGCAGCACTCTGCCACGACACGTTCTCCGCGCACCAGGGCGTCGAGGACGACTCGATGAACATTCTATGTCTCGGCGCGCGGGTCGTCGGACCGTCGCTCGCCGAAGAGCTCGTAAGCGCATTTCTTCGCGCGCGGTTCTCCAATGCCGAACGCCACGCCCGCCGGCTCGCGAAGATCATCGGCTTCGAGAGTCACACTGCACGAACCTGAAGAACAGCGCGCCTAACGGCCCACTCCAATCGTCAGGCCTACGAACAGCGTTCGACCGGCTCCTGGCTCGTAGAACTTTGCCGTTGCCTGTTTGCCCGCGGCGTTGATCGCCAATGAGCTGACGTACCTCTTGTCGAACAGGTTTTGCACGCTGAATATCGGCGTGACCCAGGGCAGATGCCCGAGACCATCGGCACCGAGTCGCAGGTTGTAGACGGTAAAGCCCGCGGCACGCGCGCTGTTCGCGTCGTCGACATAGACCGCGCTCTTTGCAAGCGCTTCGACCGTGGCGAATTCCGAGGAATAGCGCCACGTGGCGCTCGCCTCGAGCTGGTGTTCCGGAATCCCGGGAATGACGTTGCCGGCTTCCTGCACGCCCGCCGACACAAAGTCGCGGAAGCGAAAATGCGAGTACGTGTACGCCGCGCTCAGCGCCACCGGGCCCACGTTCGTACCTCCCGAGAGCTCGACACCATCGCGACGCGTGCGTCCGGCGTTGCGATAGTACGTCCGTCCGTTGCCGTTAGGCACCTGATAGGGGATGAGCTCGTCGCGCACCTCGGTTTCGAATAAAGCAACGTCGTACTGCAACCGCTCGGCGAGAAGACCCTTCATGCCCGACTCGTAGGTCGTCGAGAACTGTGGCTTCAAGTCGTAATTGAGGCCGGCGTTGCCGTTGGGCTGGTTGCCGAGCTCCGTCGTCGTCGGCGTTTCGAAGGCGGAGCCAAAGTTCGCGTAGAGCGCCGAGAGGCTCGACACGCGTAAGACCGCGCCAGCCATGGGACTCACGGCGTGCAGAAGTCGGTTGCCCGAATCATCCCGGCCGTCCGCCAGGAAGTGATCCTGGAGCTGAAAGCGCACATAATCGGCGCGAACACCGCCGCTGAGATTCACGCGATCCCCGAGCTGGGCCTCGTCACGAACGTAGGGGCCGACGCTCGACACGATCTCGCGTTGATCGAGCTGGGGAGCACCTTCTTCGACGGGAAGCGTCGGGCAGCTGGCGCTGACCGCGGTGACGGCGTTGCAGTTCGCCCAGTTCTTCCGAAGATCGTTCTGCATCGCGCCGTCGACGCCGAGGGTCAGATGCTGCCTAACGGCGAAGTCG from Gemmatimonadaceae bacterium encodes:
- the uppS gene encoding polyprenyl diphosphate synthase, which gives rise to MSRNSAVTLSATSGIHVGIIMDGNGRWAAARGLPRTAGHHAGVRMARTIVEAAVRAGIGTLTLYAFSSDNWSRPTPEVTALMRLLRRSLHTESKRCLANGVRLTIVGRRDRLPAPLRAAIVDAEALTARCRNLHLRVAIDYSSRDGILRAAERYAQQVVRAGGEMASLTKEQFGELLSEVHHDPRPVRDVDLLIRTGGEQRLSDFMLWECAYAELYFTQAMWPQFGEEELREALRVFESRERRFGGVPAQAAS
- a CDS encoding transcriptional regulator, which encodes MAKHGAVPDDRGEGAAAAGGGNGGDHRRGDGRARAAAPTPLRTVRGKAKNEGPLALDRLIHERIRLGILSALAATDAVSFNDLKKLLATTDGNLSVHARKLEEANYIACTKSFENRVPKTEYSITAAGRRAFERYLDHMEALIRAARER
- a CDS encoding P1 family peptidase is translated as MSHLLPLTLVLVAALATTAHGQRARARDLGVKPGVFPTGRNNAITDVAGVRVGHATLIQGDSVRTGVTAILPHEGNLFLDRVPAALYVGNGFGKLLGATQLNELGELETPILLTCTLCVWNAADALVGWMLEQPGMENVRSINPVVAETNDGTLNAIRTRPIGAKEVRAALAAAASGPVAEGSVGAGAGTIAFGWKGGIGTSSRVLPAALGGWTVGVLVQSNFGGILQVLGAPVGRELGQYAFKRDVQSATQRGDGSIVMVVATDAPLSDRNLRRLAARAIMGLSRTGSSAANGSGDYVLAFSTNSRVRRAYNAQRLTTEELANEEMSALFECVVEATEEAIYNSLFRATTVTGSGHTAEAIPLDKVREILTKFRVSDR
- the moaC gene encoding cyclic pyranopterin monophosphate synthase MoaC, with the protein product MKKEKKEKNRLSHVATSGDATMVDVSKKELTDRVATARGSIRMLPTTLAAIEANSLKKGDVLSVARVAGILAAKRTPELIPLCHPIPLTDVQIEVRADHGLPGIIAEATARATWKTGVEMEALMAVTVCLLTVYDMAKALDRGMELGDISLVQKSGGKLGDWSRG
- a CDS encoding transglycosylase SLT domain-containing protein; translated protein: MRNLRGTYVHRGDAARRRRRLKRFLYASAVVAVVAVVLAARHPDTASAEVALHSPTFSLGFGGGTKELREALDSTKGEMDLLRAQYERADRIIHFSSRFAIPANTAMHILDESMAEGIDPELAFRLVKLESDFNTRATSSVGAIGLTQMMLPTARYYDKSITKEKLYDPTTNLRIGFRYLRGLIGQYHGDAKLALLVYNRGEVAVNNALHAGLDPSNGYDRILTKGYKGKGVVE
- a CDS encoding transglycosylase SLT domain-containing protein, giving the protein MKKVLSMSMAALFAACAHAPAPVVAPAPTATSAPNHSAPSASPTPAGDTVVARAEPSGTAAAAPTDSAKVSASEVSQRAAEVFGDSSTATGKATAADSSSREGPSWDMDVHSYETTSRVEHYLRVFSGSAREHIVAQLEEGSRYEPMIRAKMRAGGLPEDMYYLALIESGFDPNAYSRAAAVGMWQFMASTARDMGMRVDWWVDERRDPVRSTAAAVGFIKDLKEQLGSLYLAAAAYNGGPGRIARGLTRYADDLEGTTGDDRFFALADKDFLPRETREYVPQLIATALIAKEPHRYGLEIRTLSPFVYDSVRVGPASPLAAIAKATGATVEQIVRLNPQVLRGMTPPRDSLRVRIPVGTSGSFDSLFRALPESERVGVRRVETKKGDYPETVAERYHLRTKYILVFNPKAERSKKTGRLAAGQVLLIPSAAVAAAATDAPDPSIERYSSGTRTHVVRHGESLGLIAKHYHTTVKSIMALNGLKRSIIFPGQSLVVSGRARRSSGGHRNAHGSGRSPSKSGVAQSGTPRR
- a CDS encoding serine hydrolase, which gives rise to MSLLAVIAISSQMSSALVVARAATIDDSLRTRVEHRIAEVPGATVAVAFRDLTRADTLYLAADERFHAASTMKVPVMIELFRQIDRHRLSLTQQLELKNEFASIVDGSPYTLNAGDDSDSLVYTWVGSPVSVHELLEHMITRSSNLATNTLIGVVGASAANATAHALGARDIQVLRGVEDGKAYAAGMNNMTTARDLATLMTAIETGAAASRASTDSMRAVLTRQQFNDEIPAGLPPGTRVAHKTGQITGHLHDAAVVYPQERGPYVLVVLTRGIDDEKVARSLIADISRLVYEHATRASSASAARDSR
- the rpiB gene encoding ribose 5-phosphate isomerase B, with the translated sequence MKIAVGADHAGFPLKERMIETIREAGHQVIDCGADRIVPGDDYPDYAERVAVAIRDGQADRGVLICGSGVGASVAANKFTGIRAALCHDTFSAHQGVEDDSMNILCLGARVVGPSLAEELVSAFLRARFSNAERHARRLAKIIGFESHTART
- a CDS encoding TonB-dependent receptor, whose amino-acid sequence is MSAQDSVARLPAVVTITRDVGRSALDLPFALSETRPDSARPGQAHLLVDQTLFLLPGVTVANRTNPSQDTRISIRGFGARSQFGVRSIRILRDGMPLTLPDGQTPIDYLDLESVGRVEVIRGTASALYGNAGGGVIDIRSAGPPLGPVAAQVRSWIGDYGSRRVTGTFGGSTDAVFFQGNVGHTLSDNFRLYSRQELTNGYARVGATAAGTDFVFQGLGLDMPTAQNPGALTLSQFDANPQLPDSAQVRKLSRKVVRQVQFGLSATHLLNDARGGELFAQLYGGTRDLYNPQTFAVVDVGRVQYGGSARATIPVDFAVRQHLTLGVDGAMQNDLRKNWANCNAVTAVSASCPTLPVEEGAPQLDQREIVSSVGPYVRDEAQLGDRVNLSGGVRADYVRFQLQDHFLADGRDDSGNRLLHAVSPMAGAVLRVSSLSALYANFGSAFETPTTTELGNQPNGNAGLNYDLKPQFSTTYESGMKGLLAERLQYDVALFETEVRDELIPYQVPNGNGRTYYRNAGRTRRDGVELSGGTNVGPVALSAAYTYSHFRFRDFVSAGVQEAGNVIPGIPEHQLEASATWRYSSEFATVEALAKSAVYVDDANSARAAGFTVYNLRLGADGLGHLPWVTPIFSVQNLFDKRYVSSLAINAAGKQATAKFYEPGAGRTLFVGLTIGVGR